A genomic segment from Gammaproteobacteria bacterium encodes:
- a CDS encoding acetyl-CoA C-acyltransferase — translation MSEDPIVITGAARTPLGGFQGELAPVTAPELGAIAIDAAVERSRIGPATVDEVLMGCVLPAGQGQAPARQAALGAGLPLDVGCTTVNKMCGSGMKAVMLANDLIASGSADTVIGGGQESMSNAPFLLPKARAGYRLGHGDVVDHMFLDGLEDAYEPGRLMGTFAEDCADRYAFSREDQDDFAIESLTRAKEAIESGAFQNEVVPVTVSDRAGDHLIDTDEQPLKGNVEKIPHLKPAFRKGGTVTPANSSSISDGAAALVLMRLSAAEKGGHVPLAKIVGHASHAQEPSLFTTAPVFAIRKLLEKLNWKAADVDLYEINEAFAVVTMAAMRDLELDHQRVNRHGGACALGHPIGASGARIIVTLLSALQRYDMHKGIAALCIGGGEATAMAFERLN, via the coding sequence ATGAGTGAAGACCCGATCGTAATTACTGGCGCAGCACGGACTCCGCTCGGAGGGTTTCAGGGTGAACTGGCCCCGGTTACGGCTCCGGAACTTGGCGCCATAGCCATAGACGCCGCTGTAGAACGATCCCGTATCGGTCCCGCAACCGTCGACGAAGTGCTGATGGGGTGTGTATTGCCCGCAGGCCAGGGCCAGGCACCGGCACGGCAGGCTGCTCTAGGTGCTGGCCTGCCGCTGGACGTCGGCTGTACCACGGTCAACAAAATGTGTGGTTCCGGTATGAAGGCAGTGATGCTTGCAAACGACCTGATCGCATCGGGGAGTGCGGATACAGTTATCGGCGGTGGTCAGGAAAGCATGAGCAATGCGCCATTTCTCCTACCAAAAGCCAGAGCCGGATACCGGTTGGGTCACGGAGATGTGGTTGATCACATGTTTCTGGACGGTCTCGAGGACGCCTATGAACCCGGTCGACTGATGGGTACGTTTGCCGAAGACTGTGCTGATCGATATGCGTTTTCGAGAGAAGATCAGGACGATTTCGCGATCGAATCCCTGACCCGGGCGAAAGAAGCCATCGAAAGTGGCGCTTTCCAGAATGAAGTTGTTCCCGTTACCGTTTCTGATCGCGCAGGCGACCACCTGATCGATACTGACGAGCAACCGCTTAAAGGAAACGTCGAAAAAATACCGCACCTCAAACCGGCATTTCGCAAAGGGGGTACTGTGACTCCCGCAAATTCAAGCTCAATTTCAGACGGTGCCGCCGCGCTGGTTCTGATGCGTCTATCCGCCGCCGAAAAAGGTGGTCACGTCCCACTGGCCAAGATTGTCGGGCATGCCAGTCACGCTCAAGAACCCAGCCTTTTTACAACTGCTCCCGTGTTTGCGATCAGAAAACTGCTTGAAAAGCTCAACTGGAAAGCAGCAGACGTTGATCTCTATGAGATCAATGAGGCGTTTGCAGTGGTCACAATGGCGGCGATGCGTGATCTTGAACTGGATCACCAACGAGTCAACCGGCACGGTGGCGCCTGCGCTCTGGGTCACCCTATCGGTGCATCAGGCGCAAGAATAATCGTGACCCTACTCTCGGCGCTTCAGAGATACGACATGCACAAAGGCATTGCAGCGCTGTGCATCGGTGGAGGTGAAGCAACTGCCATGGCCTTTGAGCGACTGAACTGA
- a CDS encoding isovaleryl-CoA dehydrogenase, whose protein sequence is MESASVLNFALGETTDMLRDSIREFARAEIAPQASEIDSNNHFPRELWEKMGALGLLGITVEEAFGGAGMGYLQHTVAMEEISRASAAVALSYGAHSNLCVNQIRRNGTDKQKQTYLPKLISGEHIGALAMSESGSGSDVVSMQLHADRVDDGYLLNGNKMWITNGPDADVLVIYAKTEPKAGSRGISAFLIEKTFTGFSTGKKLDKLGMRGSNTSELTFKDCAVPEENLLGELNAGVQVLMSGLDYERVVLSGGPLGIMQACMDVVLPYVHERTQFGQPIGQFQLMQGKLADMYTTLNASRAYVYTVAAACDRGETTRKDAAGAILYAAEKATWMALESIQALGGNGYINDYPTGRLLRDAKLYEIGAGTSEIRRLLIGRELFDDTQ, encoded by the coding sequence ATGGAATCCGCATCTGTACTCAATTTTGCTCTCGGGGAAACGACCGATATGCTGCGTGATTCAATCCGTGAATTTGCCCGTGCCGAGATCGCGCCCCAGGCATCGGAAATTGACAGCAATAACCACTTCCCCCGGGAATTATGGGAAAAAATGGGCGCCTTGGGTCTGCTCGGCATCACTGTAGAGGAAGCCTTTGGCGGTGCCGGGATGGGCTACCTGCAGCACACCGTGGCCATGGAGGAAATCAGCCGTGCGTCAGCGGCTGTCGCTTTGTCCTATGGAGCTCACTCGAATCTTTGTGTTAACCAGATCCGCCGTAACGGGACTGACAAGCAGAAACAAACATACCTCCCAAAGCTGATCAGTGGCGAGCACATCGGTGCATTGGCTATGAGTGAATCCGGCAGTGGTTCAGACGTTGTCAGCATGCAGCTTCACGCTGACCGAGTTGACGACGGTTATCTGCTCAACGGCAACAAAATGTGGATTACCAACGGGCCCGATGCCGATGTGCTAGTCATCTATGCCAAAACAGAGCCCAAAGCCGGCTCTAGAGGAATCAGCGCATTTCTGATAGAAAAAACGTTCACCGGATTTTCCACCGGGAAAAAACTCGACAAACTCGGCATGCGCGGTTCCAACACCAGTGAGCTGACATTTAAAGACTGTGCAGTGCCGGAAGAAAACCTGCTGGGTGAACTGAATGCCGGCGTTCAGGTGCTGATGAGCGGCCTTGACTACGAGCGCGTTGTGCTTTCGGGCGGTCCCCTAGGAATCATGCAGGCCTGTATGGACGTGGTACTCCCCTACGTGCACGAACGGACACAGTTTGGTCAACCCATCGGCCAGTTTCAGCTGATGCAAGGCAAGCTGGCAGACATGTATACGACCCTGAATGCCTCACGAGCTTATGTTTATACAGTCGCTGCAGCGTGCGACAGAGGAGAAACGACAAGAAAGGATGCAGCTGGCGCCATTCTCTATGCTGCAGAAAAAGCCACTTGGATGGCGCTGGAATCCATCCAGGCACTCGGTGGCAACGGTTACATCAACGACTATCCCACAGGCCGACTGCTCCGAGACGCAAAACTTTACGAAATCGGTGCCGGCACCAGCGAAATCCGACGTCTGCTGATCGGTAGAGAACTTTTTGACGACACACAATGA